The Sinomonas sp. P10A9 genome includes a window with the following:
- a CDS encoding fumarylacetoacetate hydrolase family protein — MKLATIRWSDSTGTRAAVLDGGRLHPLDLADVGAWLEAGSPDWAQHVDGVPVETADADFAPLVPRPGKIICVGLNYRDHILEMGRELPEYPTLFAKFADSLVGARDDVVLPAGSGRVDWEGELAVVVGRTVSHADEDAARDAIAGFAVSNDVSARDFQRRTPQWLQGKTFDSTTPLGPYLVTADETGPEPDLTITCSVDGAVKQQSRTSELVFGPVELVRYISAITILRPGDVILTGTPGGVGDGRDPKEYLRPGSVLTTTIETLGETENLCTETRTTHVH, encoded by the coding sequence ATGAAACTCGCCACGATCCGCTGGAGCGACAGCACCGGCACCCGCGCCGCCGTGCTCGACGGCGGCCGCCTCCATCCGCTCGACCTAGCCGACGTCGGGGCGTGGCTCGAGGCCGGCTCGCCCGACTGGGCCCAGCACGTCGACGGTGTGCCGGTCGAGACGGCCGACGCCGACTTCGCGCCGCTCGTGCCTCGGCCCGGGAAGATCATCTGCGTCGGGCTGAACTACCGGGACCACATCCTCGAGATGGGCAGGGAGCTCCCCGAGTACCCCACGCTCTTCGCGAAGTTCGCGGACTCCCTCGTCGGCGCGCGCGACGACGTTGTGCTGCCGGCCGGCTCCGGCAGGGTCGACTGGGAAGGCGAGCTCGCCGTCGTCGTGGGCCGCACCGTGAGCCACGCAGACGAGGACGCGGCCCGGGACGCAATCGCCGGGTTCGCCGTCTCCAACGACGTCTCAGCCCGCGACTTCCAGCGGCGCACGCCGCAGTGGCTCCAGGGCAAGACGTTCGATTCGACCACCCCGCTGGGCCCCTACCTCGTCACCGCCGACGAGACGGGGCCCGAGCCGGATCTGACGATCACGTGCAGCGTGGACGGCGCGGTCAAGCAGCAGTCCCGCACCTCCGAGCTCGTGTTCGGCCCCGTCGAGCTGGTCCGCTACATCTCCGCGATCACGATCCTGCGGCCCGGCGACGTGATCCTCACCGGCACCCCCGGCGGCGTCGGCGACGGCCGCGACCCGAAGGAGTACCTCCGCCCGGGGTCCGTGCTCACCACCACCATCGAGACCCTCGGCGAGACCGAAAACCTGTGCACCGAGACAAGGACCACCCATGTTCACTAA
- a CDS encoding acetyl/propionyl/methylcrotonyl-CoA carboxylase subunit alpha, giving the protein MFTKILIANRGEIAVRVVRAAQSLGVKAVAVHSEADTKSMHVRIADEAVDLGAGPASENYLNAAKIIEAALATGAQAIHPGYGFLSENAAFARAVADAGLTFIGPSATAISTMGEKVAARAVAVEAEVPLAPGSNGAISSADDVVAFGASHGYPILVKASAGGGGRGMRLVNTAAEAADAVAAATREATAAFGNGEVYLERYLTSARHVEVQVFADSHGNTVYVGDRDCSVQRRHQKLVEESPAPGLSDEMRRAMGAAAVRLAEHVDYVGAGTVEFLVEGERFYFLEMNTRIQVEHPVTEMVHGVDLVAEQIKVAAGAPLSILDRLAPVGAAVEARINAEDVADGLFLPAPGPLQTVEAPEGEGLRFDAGYASGDEVLPYYDSLVGKLIAHGATREEALDRLAVGLRELNIVGVPTTVPAALAIVTHEDFRAARFSTRWLEESMNLAEELEKLDEAPSRQEVGVGGRFYTIPVFPDLGRPGAQAVLPAAGAAEPSSDRAAVNGSANGTRTGRGVKARKAKATDGSVKAPMQGTIVKVNVAEGQSVEAGEVLFVLEAMKMENPITAPAAGIVGSVNAAVGDALAAGTLLTQLVLEGAAA; this is encoded by the coding sequence ATGTTCACTAAGATCCTCATCGCCAACCGCGGCGAAATCGCGGTCCGCGTTGTCCGGGCCGCCCAGTCACTCGGCGTCAAGGCCGTCGCCGTCCACTCCGAGGCGGATACGAAGTCGATGCACGTGCGAATCGCCGACGAGGCCGTGGACCTCGGTGCCGGCCCGGCCAGCGAGAACTACCTCAACGCCGCCAAGATCATCGAGGCTGCCCTCGCCACGGGCGCCCAGGCCATCCACCCGGGCTACGGGTTCCTCTCCGAGAACGCCGCATTCGCTCGGGCGGTCGCCGACGCGGGCCTGACCTTCATCGGCCCGAGCGCGACGGCGATCTCCACCATGGGCGAGAAGGTCGCCGCCCGCGCCGTCGCGGTCGAGGCAGAGGTTCCGCTCGCGCCTGGCTCGAACGGCGCCATCTCCAGCGCTGACGACGTCGTGGCGTTCGGCGCCAGCCACGGCTACCCGATCCTCGTCAAGGCCTCCGCTGGCGGCGGGGGGCGCGGTATGCGCCTCGTCAACACCGCGGCGGAGGCGGCCGACGCCGTCGCGGCCGCCACACGAGAGGCGACCGCCGCGTTCGGGAACGGCGAGGTCTACCTCGAGCGCTACCTGACGAGCGCCCGGCACGTCGAGGTCCAGGTCTTCGCCGACTCCCACGGCAACACGGTCTACGTCGGCGACCGCGACTGCTCCGTGCAGCGCCGCCACCAGAAGCTCGTGGAGGAGTCGCCCGCGCCCGGGCTGTCCGACGAAATGCGCCGCGCGATGGGGGCCGCCGCCGTGCGCCTCGCCGAGCACGTGGACTACGTGGGCGCAGGGACGGTCGAGTTCCTCGTCGAGGGGGAGCGCTTCTACTTCCTCGAGATGAACACCCGCATCCAGGTCGAGCATCCGGTCACCGAGATGGTCCACGGTGTGGACCTCGTCGCCGAGCAGATCAAGGTCGCCGCCGGCGCGCCGCTGAGCATCCTCGACCGGCTCGCGCCGGTGGGGGCCGCCGTCGAGGCGCGTATCAACGCCGAGGACGTCGCAGACGGCCTCTTCCTCCCGGCACCGGGTCCGCTCCAGACCGTCGAGGCCCCGGAGGGGGAGGGCCTGCGGTTCGATGCCGGCTATGCCTCCGGCGACGAGGTCCTGCCGTACTACGACAGCCTGGTCGGCAAGCTCATCGCCCATGGGGCCACCCGCGAGGAGGCGCTCGACCGGCTCGCCGTCGGGCTGCGAGAGCTGAACATCGTCGGGGTGCCGACCACAGTTCCGGCCGCCCTCGCGATCGTGACGCATGAGGATTTCCGCGCCGCGCGGTTCTCGACGCGCTGGCTCGAGGAAAGCATGAACCTCGCGGAGGAGCTCGAGAAGCTCGACGAGGCGCCGTCACGCCAGGAGGTCGGGGTCGGCGGCCGCTTCTACACCATCCCGGTGTTCCCCGACCTCGGCCGGCCCGGCGCCCAAGCCGTGCTCCCGGCGGCAGGTGCAGCGGAACCGTCTTCCGATCGGGCCGCGGTGAACGGATCCGCCAACGGCACGCGGACTGGCCGCGGCGTTAAGGCGCGTAAGGCCAAGGCCACGGACGGCAGCGTCAAGGCGCCCATGCAGGGAACGATCGTCAAGGTGAACGTCGCCGAGGGCCAGAGTGTCGAGGCCGGCGAGGTCCTCTTTGTCCTCGAGGCCATGAAGATGGAGAACCCGATCACCGCGCCCGCGGCCGGAATTGTGGGATCCGTCAACGCCGCGGTGGGCGATGCGCTCGCCGCAGGCACGCTGCTCACCCAGCTTGTCCTCGAGGGGGCTGCCGCGTGA
- a CDS encoding HpcH/HpaI aldolase/citrate lyase family protein: MKPYRSLLFVPGHKRSWIDKALASDADAVIIDLEDSVPEEDKALARANAREALDAPGSVPGGKGVLVRPNALDTAHFGADILEVTHGRLTGFLLPKLFTRDDVVRFDALVTAAELAHGVDRGTVELIPSLETAASIQNVEAILSGPRVGGVMAAAAKDADVSREVGFTWTAEGQETLYLRSRVVLAARAAGLRSIVLGLWQEVRNLDGLRTFAAANNRLGYTGQVLIHPTHAQVANEEYGLSDYMRTYYEGLISAFEDGQREGHGAVSYRGDHIDLAHANHARQALAFAAAS, translated from the coding sequence GTGAAGCCGTACCGCTCCCTGCTGTTCGTCCCCGGCCATAAGCGGTCCTGGATCGACAAGGCCCTCGCCTCGGACGCCGACGCTGTGATCATCGACCTCGAGGACTCGGTCCCCGAGGAGGATAAGGCGCTCGCCCGGGCCAACGCCCGCGAGGCCCTCGACGCCCCGGGCTCGGTGCCGGGCGGCAAGGGCGTGCTCGTGCGGCCCAACGCCCTGGATACGGCGCATTTCGGGGCCGACATCCTCGAGGTCACGCACGGCCGGCTCACAGGATTCCTCCTGCCGAAGCTGTTCACGCGCGACGACGTGGTCAGGTTCGACGCCCTCGTCACCGCAGCGGAGCTCGCCCACGGGGTGGACCGCGGGACCGTAGAGCTCATCCCGTCCCTCGAGACCGCGGCGTCGATCCAGAACGTCGAGGCGATCCTCTCCGGCCCGCGGGTCGGCGGGGTGATGGCTGCGGCGGCGAAGGATGCCGACGTCTCGCGCGAGGTGGGCTTCACCTGGACCGCCGAGGGGCAGGAGACCCTGTACCTCCGCAGCCGCGTGGTCCTCGCCGCCCGTGCCGCTGGCCTGCGCAGCATAGTCCTCGGCCTGTGGCAGGAGGTGCGCAACCTAGACGGACTGCGTACCTTCGCCGCCGCGAACAACCGACTCGGGTACACCGGGCAGGTCCTCATCCACCCGACGCACGCGCAGGTGGCCAACGAGGAATACGGGCTCTCCGACTACATGCGCACCTACTACGAGGGCCTCATCTCGGCCTTCGAGGACGGCCAGCGCGAGGGGCACGGCGCGGTCTCCTACCGGGGCGACCACATCGACCTGGCCCACGCCAACCACGCCCGGCAGGCGCTCGCGTTCGCCGCGGCAAGCTGA
- a CDS encoding MaoC family dehydratase, giving the protein MAGMYYEDFEVGTVILHEVTRTVTEADNLLITTLTMNVQPLHLDAEFSAKSMYGKQIVNSIFTLGLVTGIPVQDTTLGTTLGNLGFRDIEFPKPVFIGDTLRVETVALDKRVSKSRPDTGIVGIEHRGYNQRDELVCVVRRTALMKRKVVAVAAAESATA; this is encoded by the coding sequence ATGGCAGGCATGTACTACGAGGACTTCGAGGTGGGCACCGTGATCCTCCACGAGGTCACCCGCACCGTCACCGAGGCGGACAACCTCCTCATCACCACCCTCACCATGAACGTCCAGCCCCTGCACCTCGACGCCGAGTTCTCGGCCAAGAGCATGTACGGCAAGCAGATTGTCAACAGCATCTTCACGCTCGGCCTCGTGACCGGCATACCCGTCCAGGACACGACGCTTGGCACCACGCTCGGGAACCTCGGCTTCCGCGACATCGAGTTCCCCAAGCCCGTGTTCATCGGGGACACCTTGCGGGTGGAGACCGTGGCTCTGGACAAGCGCGTCTCCAAGTCCCGTCCCGATACCGGGATCGTGGGCATCGAGCACCGCGGCTACAACCAGCGCGACGAGCTCGTGTGCGTCGTCCGCCGGACCGCGCTCATGAAGCGGAAGGTCGTGGCTGTCGCTGCCGCGGAGTCGGCCACGGCCTGA
- a CDS encoding nuclear transport factor 2 family protein has protein sequence MTQDSLLDFADHQLISRLKADYFFAIDTKDWNRLRGLFADGARFEGFPFASGGPEAFVAGVSTWLARMRSVHHGMMPDLRAVGADLVRGRWTMTDYLTWTDRDFDYKGFAVPGMYGIRGYGYYDEEYVRCQDARWRISFMRLTRLWIDPLRGDYLQPPAYDVPSVETRWLDPVGERTLGS, from the coding sequence GTGACTCAGGATAGTCTGCTCGATTTCGCCGACCACCAGCTCATCTCCCGCCTCAAGGCGGACTACTTCTTCGCCATCGATACCAAGGACTGGAACCGACTGCGGGGCCTGTTCGCCGACGGGGCACGGTTCGAGGGGTTTCCTTTCGCCTCGGGCGGCCCGGAGGCTTTCGTCGCCGGAGTGTCGACGTGGCTGGCGCGGATGCGCTCGGTCCATCACGGGATGATGCCCGATCTCCGGGCGGTCGGCGCGGACCTCGTGCGTGGCCGATGGACAATGACGGACTACCTTACGTGGACTGACCGCGACTTCGACTACAAGGGGTTCGCAGTGCCCGGCATGTACGGGATTCGGGGCTACGGCTACTACGACGAAGAGTACGTGCGCTGCCAAGACGCCCGCTGGCGCATCTCCTTCATGCGGCTCACGCGCCTGTGGATCGACCCCCTGAGGGGTGACTACCTTCAGCCGCCCGCGTACGATGTGCCATCCGTGGAGACGCGTTGGCTTGATCCGGTGGGCGAACGAACGCTCGGGAGCTAA
- a CDS encoding TetR/AcrR family transcriptional regulator, which yields MPATTERRTADAIREEAAKLFFERGYNATSLRDVAAAVGLKVGSLYNHIESKEDLLLQIMGGIIDDLLEQARQALAEATGDAVDRLQAVLGAHLRLHTERAQTVFIGNTELRSLSPDAHQKIVDKRREFELFLRGLVEDAGRAGLADLIDVRIHVYSFVAQATHIASWYQPGRGKSLDEILRDYTKLALRELGVSDADERVDRQYAASAHPAA from the coding sequence ATGCCAGCGACGACTGAACGCAGGACGGCTGATGCCATTCGGGAGGAGGCGGCCAAGCTCTTCTTCGAGCGCGGCTACAACGCGACGTCGCTGCGCGATGTCGCGGCCGCCGTCGGCCTGAAGGTCGGCAGCCTGTACAACCACATCGAGAGCAAGGAAGACCTCCTGCTCCAGATCATGGGCGGGATCATTGACGATCTCCTCGAACAGGCACGGCAGGCACTCGCGGAGGCGACCGGTGACGCCGTCGACCGCCTCCAGGCCGTGCTGGGGGCCCACCTGCGGCTCCACACGGAGCGCGCGCAGACGGTGTTCATCGGCAACACCGAGCTGCGGTCGCTCTCGCCGGACGCCCATCAGAAGATCGTGGACAAGCGGCGGGAGTTCGAGCTGTTCCTTCGCGGACTCGTCGAGGACGCGGGGCGCGCTGGCCTGGCCGACCTCATCGATGTGCGGATCCACGTCTACAGTTTCGTGGCCCAGGCCACGCACATCGCGAGCTGGTACCAGCCGGGGCGCGGTAAGTCCTTGGATGAGATCCTCCGGGACTACACCAAGCTCGCCCTGCGGGAGCTGGGCGTCTCCGACGCCGACGAGCGCGTGGACCGCCAGTACGCGGCCTCGGCTCACCCGGCGGCCTGA
- a CDS encoding cupin domain-containing protein: MTDIAFDINQNTDIFRVHRAVDLEAAPGQTLNARRVSGVSRENSAADRIWFGKVYTGPGEVSGAHHHGEAQTGGYVLKGRGYIRYGQGYGQIVYLEEGDFVFVPPFMPHIEGNASKTEELIWMTTRTPDNIVVNLQDQDVVDLEIDYRS; this comes from the coding sequence ATGACCGACATCGCCTTCGACATCAACCAGAACACCGACATCTTCCGCGTGCACCGCGCGGTCGATCTCGAGGCCGCCCCCGGCCAGACGCTCAACGCCCGCCGCGTATCGGGCGTGAGCCGGGAGAACAGCGCCGCGGACCGCATCTGGTTCGGCAAGGTCTACACCGGCCCGGGCGAGGTCTCGGGTGCGCACCACCACGGGGAGGCCCAGACCGGCGGCTACGTGCTCAAGGGCCGCGGCTACATCCGCTACGGCCAGGGCTACGGCCAGATCGTATACCTCGAGGAGGGCGATTTCGTCTTCGTGCCGCCGTTCATGCCCCACATCGAGGGCAACGCGAGCAAAACCGAGGAGCTCATCTGGATGACCACGCGGACCCCTGACAACATCGTGGTCAACCTCCAGGACCAGGACGTCGTGGACCTCGAGATCGACTACCGCTCCTGA
- a CDS encoding MFS transporter — protein MSDLTSYSAPMAAHTSDAPIADTRGARRAVASGTFGTALEWFDFAVYGTLSATIFPHLFFPAFDANSAVLASFATFGAGMAARPLGGVVFGAMGDRIGRRNVLMFTLVLMGISSILIGLLPTYAAAGIIAPTLLVALRFLQGFALGGESTGAQILVVEHAPNERRGFFGGILATGSPVAQTIASLTLTGLAMFLSKDAFESWGWRIPFLMGILLLVVGVFIRRRIEESEAFKESQRLAAESDEPQDRALAVLRKRPGTVLKLVLAWAAPAGLFWICVTYAVNYMTKELHYDNSSTFALMVMGNVISIPAAIFGGRLSDRIGRKKSFLLGLLLMGISAATMFPTMNTMNYAASVAVIAVALCGIQMMAGTQASFFAEALPTSMRYTGSALGMTFAGLIFGAPIPFVAAWIFQNTSNGTLALTLMGVGLVVISAIATLLLPERYKRGLHEDL, from the coding sequence ATGTCTGATCTGACCAGCTACTCCGCGCCAATGGCGGCGCACACCTCAGATGCCCCTATCGCGGACACCAGGGGGGCACGGCGCGCGGTCGCGAGCGGTACGTTCGGTACCGCACTCGAGTGGTTCGATTTCGCCGTCTACGGCACCCTTTCGGCCACAATCTTCCCGCATCTGTTCTTCCCGGCCTTCGACGCAAATAGCGCCGTACTGGCGTCGTTCGCGACGTTCGGCGCAGGCATGGCGGCCAGGCCGCTCGGCGGCGTCGTCTTCGGCGCCATGGGCGATCGGATCGGCCGCCGCAACGTCCTCATGTTCACGCTCGTCCTTATGGGTATCTCCTCGATCCTCATCGGCCTGCTGCCCACCTACGCCGCGGCGGGCATCATCGCGCCGACCCTTCTTGTCGCGCTTCGCTTCCTGCAAGGCTTCGCCCTCGGTGGGGAGTCGACCGGCGCGCAGATCCTCGTGGTCGAGCACGCTCCGAACGAGCGACGCGGCTTCTTTGGCGGCATCCTCGCCACCGGCTCTCCCGTAGCTCAGACCATCGCCTCGCTGACCCTCACGGGCCTCGCCATGTTCCTCTCGAAGGATGCGTTCGAGTCGTGGGGCTGGAGGATCCCGTTCCTCATGGGCATCCTGCTCCTGGTAGTGGGCGTCTTCATCCGCCGCCGTATTGAGGAGTCGGAGGCGTTCAAGGAGAGCCAGCGGCTCGCTGCCGAATCCGACGAGCCGCAGGACCGCGCCCTCGCCGTGCTACGCAAGAGGCCGGGCACCGTCCTCAAGCTCGTGCTGGCCTGGGCCGCGCCCGCCGGCCTGTTCTGGATCTGCGTCACGTACGCCGTGAACTACATGACCAAGGAATTGCACTACGACAACTCGAGCACGTTCGCGCTCATGGTCATGGGGAACGTCATCTCGATCCCTGCGGCAATCTTCGGCGGCCGTCTGAGCGATCGGATCGGCCGCAAGAAGTCGTTCCTCCTCGGCCTTCTGCTCATGGGAATCTCGGCGGCCACGATGTTCCCGACCATGAACACGATGAACTATGCCGCCAGCGTCGCGGTCATCGCCGTTGCCCTGTGCGGCATCCAGATGATGGCAGGCACCCAGGCGTCGTTCTTCGCCGAGGCCCTCCCCACGAGCATGCGGTACACCGGCTCCGCGCTCGGCATGACCTTTGCGGGCCTCATCTTCGGCGCCCCGATCCCGTTCGTCGCCGCGTGGATCTTCCAGAACACAAGCAACGGGACCCTCGCGCTGACCCTCATGGGTGTGGGGCTCGTGGTGATCTCGGCGATCGCGACACTCTTGCTCCCCGAGCGCTACAAGCGAGGGCTTCACGAGGACCTGTGA
- a CDS encoding DUF1905 domain-containing protein: MELSFDGDVIEWRGPAPFVFVRVPEEESEEIHAVSRELTYGWGCIPVSVRLGGSEWTTALMPKDGAYLVPLRKAYREAEGIDADDVVPVTLTLGTRG; the protein is encoded by the coding sequence ATGGAGCTGAGCTTCGACGGCGACGTGATCGAATGGCGGGGCCCCGCGCCGTTCGTCTTCGTCCGGGTCCCCGAAGAGGAGTCGGAGGAGATCCACGCGGTCTCGCGCGAGCTCACCTACGGCTGGGGCTGTATCCCCGTCTCGGTGCGCTTGGGCGGCTCTGAGTGGACCACCGCCCTCATGCCGAAGGACGGCGCCTACCTCGTGCCGCTGCGCAAGGCGTACCGCGAGGCCGAGGGGATCGACGCGGACGACGTCGTTCCGGTGACCCTCACGCTCGGCACCCGTGGTTGA
- a CDS encoding alpha-hydroxy-acid oxidizing protein: MTSATDQPRPGSFGRDVQGRIYRKGVFGRRPAVPTNPAELERRGLAAMSREARGYVATGAGMGSTMAANRAAFDRWRLVPRLARDVSARDTSVELFGRRHPSPFLAAPIGVLELAHPAGDLAVARAARAAGVPMIISSQASYAMESIAAQLGDTERWFQLYWSSEDAVVESFVRRAERIGCGAIVVTLDTMVLSWRTLDLDNAFLPFALGMGIAQYTSDPAFRALVSERVASGASGERTTARPTPAAVRSLVRLAREHPGGFRENLTSRVPRASVETFLDVFSRTTLTWSDLAWLRERTRLPILVKGLQHPDDARAALEHGVDGIIVSNHGGRQLDGALGSLDALPGVVEATAGRVPVLFDSGLRCAADAFKALALGAAAVCIGRPYMYGLALAGEEGAREVFDGFRAEFDITMAVAGVTGVDDIGPDSLTADGILAGWS; encoded by the coding sequence GTGACCTCCGCCACAGATCAGCCACGTCCAGGTTCCTTCGGGCGCGATGTCCAAGGCCGGATCTACCGCAAGGGCGTCTTCGGCAGGCGCCCTGCCGTGCCGACCAACCCCGCTGAGCTCGAGCGCCGCGGCCTCGCCGCGATGTCGCGCGAGGCCCGCGGCTACGTGGCCACCGGCGCCGGAATGGGCTCGACCATGGCGGCGAACCGCGCCGCGTTCGACCGGTGGCGGCTCGTCCCCCGCCTCGCGCGCGACGTCTCCGCGCGGGACACGTCGGTCGAGCTCTTCGGACGGCGCCACCCCTCGCCGTTCCTCGCCGCACCGATCGGCGTCCTCGAGCTAGCACACCCGGCTGGGGACCTCGCAGTCGCCCGTGCGGCGCGCGCGGCGGGCGTGCCGATGATCATCTCGTCGCAGGCGTCGTACGCCATGGAGTCGATCGCCGCCCAGCTCGGAGACACGGAGCGGTGGTTCCAGCTGTACTGGAGCAGCGAGGATGCGGTGGTCGAGTCGTTCGTGCGGCGCGCGGAGCGGATCGGGTGCGGCGCCATCGTCGTCACCCTCGACACGATGGTCCTCTCGTGGCGCACCCTCGACCTTGACAACGCCTTCCTGCCGTTCGCGCTAGGGATGGGAATCGCGCAGTACACCTCGGACCCGGCCTTCCGCGCGCTGGTCAGCGAGCGGGTCGCCTCGGGCGCGTCCGGGGAGCGCACGACGGCGCGTCCCACCCCCGCGGCGGTTCGCTCGCTCGTGCGGCTGGCCCGGGAGCATCCCGGCGGGTTCCGGGAGAATCTCACCTCGCGTGTGCCGAGGGCGAGCGTGGAAACGTTCCTCGACGTGTTCTCGCGAACCACTCTCACGTGGTCCGATCTGGCCTGGCTGCGGGAGCGGACCCGCCTGCCGATCCTGGTCAAGGGCCTCCAGCACCCCGATGACGCGCGGGCCGCGCTCGAGCACGGCGTGGACGGGATCATCGTGTCCAACCATGGCGGACGTCAGCTCGACGGCGCGCTTGGGTCCCTGGACGCCCTCCCCGGAGTGGTCGAGGCAACGGCCGGGCGCGTGCCCGTCCTGTTCGACTCGGGCCTGCGCTGCGCGGCGGACGCGTTCAAGGCGCTCGCGCTCGGCGCCGCGGCGGTGTGCATCGGACGGCCGTACATGTACGGGCTTGCTCTCGCAGGGGAGGAGGGCGCGCGCGAGGTGTTCGACGGGTTCCGCGCCGAATTCGACATCACGATGGCCGTGGCCGGGGTGACGGGGGTGGACGATATCGGGCCGGACAGCCTCACCGCGGACGGCATACTGGCCGGATGGAGCTGA
- a CDS encoding TerC family protein: MSVSPLVWTITIVVILALLAFDYFFHIRKAHVPTLREAAVWSSIYVGAAVLFGVVLLVFGGSTMGGEYFAGFITEKALSVDNLFVFLVIMASFRVPREDQQKVLLFGIVFALIARSAFIFAGVALINAFSWVFYLFGLILLITAGNLLKGEDSGDEEADNFVIRLARKFLRTSEHYDGDRLFTVENGKRVLTPMLLVMVAIGGTDLLFALDSIPAIFGLTQNAYVVFTATAFSLMGLRQLFFLLDGLLDRLIYLSYGLAAILAFIGVKLVLHALHENNLPFINGGEHVQVFEITTGLSLTVIIGVLLVTVIASLFSKAGKAHAAVNNARRHAESYLDLEYTADATERERVYRELLDEEKDILEMDKKYRDKVKDIDAIRAKVAEAHARHADFLAR; encoded by the coding sequence ATGTCCGTATCACCGCTCGTCTGGACCATCACCATCGTGGTGATCCTGGCCCTGCTGGCCTTCGACTACTTCTTCCACATCCGCAAGGCGCACGTGCCCACGCTCAGGGAAGCGGCGGTGTGGTCCTCGATCTACGTCGGCGCCGCGGTGCTGTTCGGCGTCGTCCTCCTCGTCTTCGGCGGCTCGACCATGGGCGGCGAGTATTTCGCCGGCTTCATCACGGAGAAGGCCCTCTCCGTAGACAACCTCTTCGTGTTCCTCGTGATCATGGCGAGCTTCCGGGTTCCTCGCGAGGACCAGCAGAAGGTCCTCCTGTTCGGCATCGTGTTCGCCCTCATCGCGCGCTCTGCGTTCATCTTCGCCGGCGTGGCGCTCATCAACGCGTTCTCGTGGGTCTTCTATCTCTTCGGCCTCATCCTGCTCATCACCGCCGGCAACCTGCTCAAGGGCGAAGACTCAGGCGATGAGGAGGCGGACAACTTCGTCATCCGCCTGGCCCGCAAGTTCCTGCGCACCTCCGAGCACTACGACGGCGACAGACTCTTCACCGTTGAGAACGGCAAACGCGTCCTCACCCCCATGCTCCTCGTCATGGTCGCAATCGGCGGCACGGACCTGCTCTTCGCCCTCGACTCGATTCCGGCGATCTTCGGCCTGACCCAGAACGCGTACGTCGTCTTCACCGCGACCGCGTTTTCGCTCATGGGCCTGCGCCAGCTGTTCTTCCTGCTCGACGGCCTGCTCGACCGCCTCATCTACCTCTCGTACGGCCTCGCCGCGATCCTCGCGTTCATCGGCGTCAAGCTCGTCCTCCACGCGCTGCACGAGAACAACCTGCCGTTCATCAACGGCGGCGAGCACGTCCAGGTCTTCGAGATCACGACCGGCCTCTCCCTCACGGTGATCATCGGCGTCCTGCTCGTCACGGTCATCGCCTCGCTGTTCAGCAAGGCGGGCAAGGCGCACGCAGCCGTCAACAATGCCCGCCGCCATGCCGAGAGCTACCTCGACCTCGAGTACACGGCCGACGCCACCGAGCGCGAGCGGGTCTACCGGGAGCTCCTCGATGAAGAGAAGGACATCCTGGAGATGGACAAGAAGTACCGCGACAAGGTCAAGGACATCGACGCGATCCGCGCGAAGGTCGCCGAGGCGCATGCGAGGCACGCGGACTTCCTCGCGCGCTGA